Proteins from one Mycobacterium sp. HUMS_12744610 genomic window:
- a CDS encoding DUF1490 family protein produces MIVSGIWAKATHAVVTGAVGVGAYELLRKAVGSAPVHRAAVSTAELGLRATRGTERAAESARLKFADVTAEARERIGEQAAPPATGETDQHDH; encoded by the coding sequence ATGATTGTCAGCGGAATATGGGCGAAGGCCACGCACGCGGTCGTCACCGGTGCGGTCGGAGTCGGGGCGTATGAGCTGTTGCGAAAGGCGGTCGGCTCGGCTCCGGTGCACCGGGCAGCGGTGAGCACTGCGGAGCTGGGCCTGCGCGCGACGCGGGGCACCGAGCGGGCCGCCGAGTCGGCCCGACTGAAGTTTGCCGACGTGACGGCCGAGGCCCGCGAACGGATCGGGGAGCAGGCCGCTCCTCCGGCCACCGGCGAGACCGACCAACACGACCACTGA
- a CDS encoding MCE family protein yields MQVNKPHKPPYRLTAVAMVVVAVVAAALVYGQFRGDFTPKTKLTMLASRAGLVMDPGSKVTYNGVQIGLVADIAETQRDGKPAAKFTLDVYPRYLHLIPANVTANIEATTVFGGKYVSLTTPKNPSPQRITPSTVIDARGVTTEINTLFQTITSLAERVDPVKVNLTLSAAAQALSGLGEKFGQSIVNANAVLDDVNPQMPQIRSDVRQLANLGDTYANASPDLFDFLSNAVVTSRTLNAQQKDLDQALLSAAGLGNTGAELFDKGGPYLARGAKDLVPTAQLLDTYSPAIYCTLKNYHDIVPATGASEGGFNGYSLNMNTEALSGLGLVANPLSLATTAVLTMGLGGIAGVVGGAPNPYMYPENLPRVNARGGPGGAPGCWQKITRDLWPAPELVMDTGNSIAPYNHLDTGSPYAIEYVWGRQVGDNTINP; encoded by the coding sequence GTGCAGGTCAACAAGCCTCATAAGCCGCCCTACAGGTTGACCGCCGTGGCCATGGTGGTCGTGGCCGTGGTGGCCGCCGCGTTGGTGTACGGGCAGTTCCGGGGTGATTTCACGCCGAAGACGAAGTTGACGATGCTGGCCTCGCGGGCGGGGCTCGTGATGGATCCGGGGTCGAAGGTCACCTACAACGGGGTGCAGATCGGGCTGGTGGCCGACATCGCCGAGACGCAGCGCGACGGCAAACCGGCGGCGAAGTTCACCTTGGACGTCTATCCGCGGTATCTGCATCTGATCCCGGCCAACGTGACCGCCAACATCGAGGCGACCACGGTGTTCGGCGGCAAGTACGTGTCGTTGACGACGCCGAAAAACCCTTCGCCGCAACGGATCACGCCGTCGACGGTGATCGACGCGCGCGGTGTGACGACCGAGATCAACACGTTGTTCCAGACGATCACCTCGCTGGCCGAGCGGGTGGATCCGGTGAAGGTGAACCTGACGCTGAGTGCGGCCGCGCAGGCGCTCTCGGGGCTGGGCGAGAAGTTCGGGCAGTCGATCGTCAACGCCAACGCGGTGCTCGACGACGTCAACCCACAGATGCCGCAGATCCGTTCCGATGTGCGCCAGTTGGCGAACCTGGGGGACACCTACGCCAACGCCTCGCCGGATCTGTTCGATTTCCTGAGCAACGCGGTGGTCACCTCGCGCACGCTCAACGCCCAGCAGAAGGATCTGGATCAGGCGTTGCTGTCGGCGGCGGGGCTGGGCAACACCGGCGCGGAGTTGTTCGACAAGGGTGGGCCGTATCTGGCGCGCGGGGCCAAAGACCTGGTGCCCACCGCCCAACTGCTGGACACCTACAGCCCGGCCATCTACTGCACCCTGAAGAACTATCACGACATCGTGCCGGCCACCGGGGCGTCCGAGGGCGGTTTCAACGGCTACTCCCTGAACATGAACACCGAGGCGCTGTCGGGCCTGGGCCTGGTGGCCAACCCGCTGTCCCTGGCCACCACGGCCGTGCTGACGATGGGGCTGGGCGGCATCGCCGGCGTGGTCGGCGGCGCCCCCAACCCCTACATGTACCCGGAGAACCTGCCGCGGGTGAACGCCCGCGGCGGCCCGGGCGGCGCGCCGGGCTGCTGGCAGAAGATCACGCGTGACCTGTGGCCGGCGCCCGAGCTGGTCATGGACACCGGCAACAGCATCGCGCCCTACAACCACCTCGACACCGGTTCCCCGTACGCGATCGAGTACGTCTGGGGCCGTCAGGTCGGCGACAACACGATCAACCCCTGA
- a CDS encoding cation transporter yields MGELDADAHKTLLRRGFALEYATLAWNVVGIVVLAVAAVEAGSVALAGFGLDSLIEIGASLVVVWELSGTGEARQRFALRLIGVSFAGLAVYLLVQSTVVLVNDFHPRHSPLGIAWTAVTAAAMFALAAGKAKTGSALGNPVLATEGRVTLIDGLLSAAVLLGLVLNALAGWWWADPLAGYVLVFYALREVKDIFFTHTAG; encoded by the coding sequence ATGGGTGAGCTCGACGCCGATGCGCATAAAACCCTGCTGCGCAGGGGATTTGCGCTGGAATATGCCACGCTGGCGTGGAATGTGGTCGGCATCGTCGTCCTTGCGGTGGCGGCCGTCGAGGCCGGGTCGGTGGCTCTGGCCGGGTTCGGTCTGGACTCGCTGATCGAGATCGGCGCCTCGCTGGTGGTGGTCTGGGAGCTCTCCGGAACCGGCGAGGCGCGTCAGCGGTTTGCGCTGCGGCTCATCGGCGTGAGCTTCGCGGGTCTCGCGGTCTATTTGCTGGTGCAGTCGACGGTGGTGCTCGTCAACGATTTTCACCCCCGTCACTCGCCGCTGGGCATCGCCTGGACGGCTGTCACCGCGGCCGCGATGTTCGCTTTGGCGGCAGGTAAGGCCAAAACCGGCTCCGCTCTGGGCAACCCCGTGCTCGCCACCGAAGGCCGGGTCACCCTCATCGACGGTCTGTTGTCGGCGGCGGTCCTGCTCGGGCTCGTGCTCAATGCCCTCGCCGGCTGGTGGTGGGCAGACCCGCTCGCCGGTTACGTCCTGGTCTTCTACGCGTTGCGCGAGGTCAAAGATATCTTCTTCACCCACACCGCCGGGTGA
- a CDS encoding heavy metal translocating P-type ATPase has product MPTSIPSRLDRDERAHSWRSPRSSAWSLPEVRWALIATGLFGIGLLAQLVGGPTWLYWALYLACYVTGGWEPGLAGLQALRDKTLDVDLLMVAAAIGAAAIGQVFDGALLIVIFATSGALEAVATKRTEDSVRGLLDLAPETATRITATGAEEVVDTATLDVGDVLLIRPGERVGGDGVVVDGASEVDQATITGESLPVDKTGGDEVFAGTLNGTGTLRVRVTCPAADTVIARIVAMVAEASASKARMQLFIEKVEQRYSVGMVGATIALFAIPLWFGAELQSSLLRAMTFMIVASPCALVLSTMPPLLAAIANAGRHGVLVKSAVVLEKLATVTRVALDKTGTLTEGAPQLTHVRVLSGPGLSEHALLALAAAAEHPSEHPLARAIVTAARDAHLPLAPATDFASTPGRGIRARVGADTVEVGSPTLLDERDDAARAAVTDLEHAGQTAVVVRVNGDVAGLLGLADRPRGEAAPAAARVAALTGTEPVLLTGDNPRAAARLAADLGISQVRAGLLPEDKVTAVRDLEAGGAKVMLVGDGVNDAPAMAAAHVGVAMGRSGSDLTLETADAVITRDDLATVPAVIALARRARRVVAANLVIAATFIAVLVTWDLVGHLPLPLGVAGHEGSTVLVGLNGLRLLRNGAWPGSRAGA; this is encoded by the coding sequence ATGCCCACCTCCATCCCTTCGCGTCTGGACCGCGACGAGCGGGCCCACTCGTGGCGATCGCCGCGGTCCAGCGCATGGTCGCTACCCGAGGTGCGCTGGGCGCTCATCGCGACCGGGTTGTTCGGAATCGGCCTGCTGGCACAACTGGTCGGGGGGCCGACCTGGCTGTACTGGGCGCTCTACCTCGCCTGCTACGTCACCGGGGGATGGGAGCCGGGGCTTGCCGGCCTGCAAGCGTTGCGGGACAAGACCCTTGACGTCGACTTGCTGATGGTCGCCGCCGCCATCGGCGCCGCGGCGATCGGCCAGGTTTTCGACGGCGCGCTGCTCATCGTCATCTTCGCCACCTCCGGCGCGCTGGAGGCCGTGGCGACCAAGCGCACCGAGGACTCGGTGCGCGGACTGCTCGACCTGGCACCCGAAACCGCCACCCGCATTACCGCAACCGGCGCCGAGGAGGTGGTCGACACCGCGACCCTGGACGTCGGCGACGTGCTCCTGATCCGCCCCGGGGAACGCGTCGGCGGCGACGGTGTGGTGGTCGACGGCGCCAGCGAGGTCGATCAAGCCACCATCACCGGCGAGTCCCTGCCCGTCGACAAGACCGGTGGCGACGAGGTGTTCGCCGGCACGCTCAACGGCACCGGCACCCTGCGGGTGCGGGTCACATGCCCGGCCGCCGACACCGTCATCGCGCGGATCGTGGCGATGGTCGCCGAGGCCAGCGCCAGCAAGGCCCGCATGCAGTTGTTCATCGAGAAGGTCGAACAGCGCTACTCGGTGGGCATGGTGGGCGCGACCATCGCGTTGTTCGCGATCCCGCTGTGGTTCGGCGCCGAGCTGCAGTCGTCGTTGCTTCGCGCGATGACCTTCATGATCGTGGCCTCCCCCTGCGCCCTGGTCCTTTCCACCATGCCGCCGCTGTTGGCGGCGATCGCCAACGCCGGGCGTCATGGTGTTCTCGTCAAATCGGCCGTCGTGCTGGAAAAGCTCGCCACCGTCACCCGGGTCGCGCTGGACAAGACCGGCACACTGACCGAAGGAGCGCCGCAGCTCACCCACGTTCGGGTGCTGTCCGGGCCGGGCTTGAGTGAGCATGCGCTACTGGCGCTGGCCGCGGCCGCCGAGCACCCGTCGGAACACCCGCTGGCCCGGGCGATCGTCACGGCCGCGCGGGACGCGCATCTGCCGCTGGCACCCGCAACCGACTTCGCCTCGACACCCGGACGCGGGATTCGCGCCCGCGTCGGGGCCGACACCGTCGAGGTCGGCAGTCCCACCCTCCTCGACGAACGCGACGACGCCGCCCGGGCCGCCGTCACCGATCTCGAACACGCGGGCCAGACGGCGGTCGTCGTGCGCGTCAACGGCGATGTCGCCGGGCTGCTCGGGCTCGCCGACCGACCCCGCGGCGAGGCCGCCCCCGCCGCGGCCCGCGTCGCCGCGCTCACCGGCACCGAGCCCGTGCTGCTGACCGGGGACAACCCCCGCGCCGCCGCCCGCCTCGCGGCCGATCTGGGTATCTCTCAGGTCCGGGCTGGGCTGCTTCCCGAAGACAAGGTCACCGCGGTCCGGGACCTGGAAGCCGGCGGCGCCAAGGTGATGCTCGTCGGCGACGGGGTCAACGACGCCCCGGCCATGGCCGCCGCCCATGTCGGCGTCGCGATGGGACGTTCCGGCTCCGACCTCACGCTGGAAACCGCCGACGCCGTCATCACCCGCGACGACCTTGCCACCGTTCCCGCCGTGATCGCCCTCGCGCGCCGCGCCCGCCGGGTGGTCGCCGCCAACCTCGTCATCGCCGCGACGTTCATCGCCGTGCTCGTCACCTGGGACCTCGTGGGCCACCTGCCGCTGCCGCTGGGCGTGGCCGGCCACGAGGGCTCCACCGTTCTGGTCGGCCTGAACGGTCTGCGATTGTTGCGCAACGGCGCCTGGCCCGGTTCCAGGGCCGGCGCATAG
- a CDS encoding TetR family transcriptional regulator, giving the protein MVGKAASQYCGDESAAAPAPDPVIDIVVELIDSQGYDAVQLREVARRARVSLTTIYKRYRTRDELIVAALRWWMDTHRYAAVTSRSSLSEESLYDGLMWIFRAIFEPWEQHPRMLHAYVRAQTGPGGAELTQHGFDVVVPAATTVLRNCDDRFAEDLGRILTGVVYGTLGQFAAGAIAISDIVPAIERAVYWLTKAHESVCRH; this is encoded by the coding sequence GTGGTCGGTAAAGCGGCATCCCAATACTGCGGCGACGAATCGGCGGCGGCCCCGGCGCCCGATCCCGTGATCGACATCGTCGTCGAGCTGATCGACTCGCAGGGTTATGACGCCGTCCAGCTGCGTGAGGTGGCCCGCCGGGCCCGCGTGTCGCTCACCACGATCTACAAGCGCTATCGCACCCGGGACGAGCTCATCGTCGCTGCGCTGCGCTGGTGGATGGACACCCATCGCTACGCCGCCGTCACCTCGCGCAGCTCGCTGTCCGAGGAATCGCTGTACGACGGGCTCATGTGGATCTTCCGGGCGATCTTCGAACCCTGGGAGCAGCATCCACGGATGCTGCATGCGTACGTTCGCGCCCAAACCGGCCCGGGCGGTGCGGAACTCACCCAGCACGGCTTCGACGTCGTCGTACCCGCAGCAACAACCGTGTTGCGCAACTGCGACGACCGCTTCGCCGAGGACCTGGGCCGCATCCTGACCGGCGTCGTCTACGGGACGCTAGGCCAGTTCGCCGCGGGCGCCATCGCGATCAGCGACATCGTGCCCGCAATCGAGCGCGCCGTCTACTGGCTGACCAAGGCGCACGAAAGCGTCTGCCGCCATTAG
- a CDS encoding mycofactocin-coupled SDR family oxidoreductase encodes MTAMTQTRVPGRVAGKRVLVTGAARGMGRSHSARLAEEGADCLLVDICDTPGGLEYELATEDDLRQTAELVAQHGRTAVAKVADVRDAQALRSAVDEGAAELGGLDAAVANAGVLTVGTWDTTTPEQWRLVVDTNLIGAWNTCAAALPHLIAAGGGSLVNISSSAGIKGTPLHTPYTAAKHGVVGMSLALANELAARSIRVNTVHPTGVATGMAPPSMHQLIAEQRPDLAPIFMNALPVLMTEAIDVSNAVLFLVSDEARHVTGLQFTVDAGVTIR; translated from the coding sequence ATGACCGCCATGACGCAGACTCGAGTACCGGGTCGGGTAGCCGGCAAGCGCGTGCTGGTCACCGGCGCGGCCCGCGGCATGGGCCGCAGCCACTCCGCGCGCCTGGCGGAGGAGGGCGCGGACTGTCTGCTGGTCGACATCTGCGATACCCCCGGAGGGCTGGAGTACGAGCTGGCCACCGAGGACGACCTGCGCCAGACCGCTGAACTCGTTGCCCAGCATGGCCGAACGGCCGTCGCGAAGGTCGCCGACGTGCGGGACGCCCAAGCGCTCAGGTCCGCCGTGGACGAGGGGGCTGCCGAACTCGGCGGCCTGGACGCCGCGGTGGCCAACGCCGGAGTGTTGACGGTCGGCACCTGGGACACCACCACGCCCGAGCAGTGGCGCCTGGTGGTGGACACCAATCTGATCGGCGCCTGGAACACGTGCGCGGCCGCGCTACCCCACCTGATCGCCGCCGGCGGTGGAAGTTTGGTCAACATCAGCTCGTCGGCCGGCATCAAGGGCACGCCGCTGCACACGCCGTACACGGCCGCCAAGCACGGTGTCGTCGGGATGAGCTTGGCCCTGGCCAACGAGCTCGCCGCACGGAGCATTCGCGTCAACACAGTGCACCCCACCGGCGTGGCCACCGGAATGGCGCCGCCGTCGATGCATCAGCTCATTGCCGAACAGCGACCCGATCTGGCTCCGATATTCATGAACGCGCTACCGGTGTTGATGACCGAGGCGATCGACGTGAGCAATGCGGTTTTGTTCCTGGTTTCCGACGAGGCCCGCCACGTGACCGGGCTTCAGTTCACCGTCGATGCCGGCGTGACGATCAGGTAG
- a CDS encoding ISL3 family transposase, whose product MRMSRVLASGLGDQNMVIEDVTIETETTGRKQPKTSEVLVFSVRPKASQAGRCSRCRKRCPGYDAGGRDGNGIRRWRTLDVGTTKAYLQAAAPRVACGEHGVVVAHVPWARPGAKHTWAFEDTCAWLAAHTALSVLTVLLQIAWRTVAAIVTRVVADGRDTNDLLAGLSRIGIDEIAYRKGHRYLTCVVDHTTGRLVWAGEGRNQDTLGRFFDQLGAERAKLLTHVSCDGAEWIHALVRARAPQALICLDGFHVVAWAMKALDKVRVRTMTRAGITDRHAMWATRKNPADLSCEQRTSLAKIADTNRTLYRAYLLKEQLREVFRVKGTHGRQLLAGWLSWASHSRIPEFAALARSIRRYRDLIWNTLDHGLSNARSEATNTHLRALTKRAYGFHSPDALIAMAMLTRGGLCPALPGRK is encoded by the coding sequence TTGCGCATGTCCAGGGTATTGGCGAGCGGTCTGGGTGACCAAAACATGGTGATCGAGGACGTGACGATCGAGACCGAGACCACGGGTCGGAAGCAGCCGAAGACCTCCGAAGTTCTGGTGTTCTCGGTGCGGCCCAAGGCGTCGCAGGCGGGCCGGTGCTCGCGGTGCCGGAAGCGGTGCCCGGGCTATGACGCGGGGGGCCGGGACGGGAACGGGATCAGGCGCTGGCGGACCCTGGATGTGGGGACCACAAAGGCGTATCTGCAGGCCGCGGCCCCGCGGGTGGCATGCGGCGAGCATGGGGTGGTGGTTGCGCATGTGCCGTGGGCGCGGCCGGGCGCCAAACACACCTGGGCGTTCGAGGACACCTGCGCGTGGCTGGCCGCGCACACCGCATTGAGTGTGCTCACGGTGCTGCTGCAGATCGCCTGGCGCACCGTGGCGGCGATCGTGACCAGGGTGGTGGCCGATGGCCGCGACACCAACGACCTGCTCGCCGGACTGTCGCGGATCGGCATCGACGAGATCGCCTACCGCAAGGGACATCGCTACTTGACGTGCGTGGTTGACCACACGACAGGCCGGCTGGTGTGGGCCGGCGAGGGCCGCAACCAGGACACGCTGGGCCGGTTCTTCGATCAGCTCGGCGCCGAGCGGGCCAAGCTGCTCACCCACGTCAGCTGCGACGGGGCGGAATGGATCCACGCCCTGGTGCGTGCCCGCGCGCCGCAGGCGCTGATTTGCCTGGATGGGTTTCATGTCGTGGCCTGGGCCATGAAGGCACTGGACAAGGTGCGGGTACGCACCATGACCCGCGCCGGGATCACCGATCGGCACGCCATGTGGGCGACCCGCAAGAACCCGGCTGACCTGTCCTGCGAGCAGCGCACCAGCCTCGCTAAGATCGCCGACACCAACCGCACCCTCTACCGGGCGTATCTGCTCAAAGAGCAACTACGCGAGGTGTTTCGGGTCAAGGGCACCCACGGGCGGCAGCTGCTGGCCGGCTGGCTGTCGTGGGCGTCGCACTCACGCATCCCCGAGTTCGCCGCGCTGGCCCGCAGCATCCGCCGCTACCGCGACCTCATCTGGAACACGCTCGATCACGGCCTGTCCAACGCCCGATCCGAAGCCACCAACACCCACCTGCGGGCATTAACCAAACGCGCCTACGGATTCCACAGCCCAGACGCACTCATCGCCATGGCCATGCTCACCCGAGGCGGCCTCTGCCCAGCACTACCCGGACGGAAATGA
- a CDS encoding ArsR/SmtB family transcription factor, whose amino-acid sequence MLHAVHTSISGFTMPTEDQVGRAAEAFRMLSDPTRIKVLWALSQGETSVACLAELAQVAPAVVSQHLAKLRLAGLVKNRREGTFVYYSPADQDVLRVLSQALFGADTIGDAATPREVPAPRD is encoded by the coding sequence ATGCTGCATGCTGTGCACACGTCGATCTCCGGGTTCACCATGCCGACCGAGGATCAGGTGGGTCGCGCCGCCGAGGCGTTCCGGATGCTGAGCGACCCGACCCGGATCAAAGTGCTGTGGGCGCTGTCGCAGGGTGAGACGTCGGTGGCGTGTCTGGCAGAGTTGGCGCAGGTGGCGCCGGCGGTGGTCAGCCAGCATCTGGCGAAGCTGCGTCTTGCCGGCCTGGTGAAAAACCGCCGCGAGGGAACGTTCGTGTACTACTCCCCGGCGGATCAGGACGTGTTGCGCGTGCTCAGCCAGGCGCTGTTCGGCGCCGACACGATCGGCGACGCCGCCACGCCCCGTGAGGTCCCTGCCCCACGGGACTGA
- a CDS encoding ArsR/SmtB family transcription factor — MNAGTNSRSPLDEDQVGLIVEVFRMLADATRIRLLWSLIDEELSVTDLADRVGKPAPSVSQHLAKLRMARLVRTRRAGTTIFYSLENDHVSRLVVDAVFNAEHAGPGVPSHHRDQPVVRDIAAGPPSRTAHPR, encoded by the coding sequence ATGAATGCAGGTACTAACTCGCGGTCGCCGCTGGACGAGGATCAGGTCGGCCTGATCGTCGAGGTGTTCCGGATGTTGGCCGACGCCACGCGGATTCGACTGTTGTGGTCGTTGATCGACGAGGAGTTGTCGGTCACCGACCTGGCCGACCGGGTGGGCAAGCCCGCGCCGTCGGTATCCCAGCACCTGGCCAAGCTGCGGATGGCCCGGCTGGTGCGCACCCGCCGGGCGGGCACCACGATCTTCTACAGCCTCGAGAACGACCACGTGAGCCGGCTGGTGGTCGACGCGGTGTTCAACGCCGAGCACGCCGGACCCGGCGTTCCCTCCCACCACCGCGACCAACCCGTCGTGCGCGACATCGCAGCCGGCCCTCCGTCGCGAACGGCCCACCCGAGATGA
- a CDS encoding IS1380 family transposase, translating into MQATTDWSKNVRVEVRGDDVVGHAGNVIPRLLADNLGLTSGLSSVLSRPEVTHDRGAVLRDVAVSIAGGAQNLAGTAVLRDQHRLFQAVASVPTMWRSLGEIDEQSITEVTAVRNKVRSRVWEAIEARHGAIPASQTCYGDLGDTIVIRIDASLIQSHSDKQHAAGNFKGGFGFHPLLAWCDNTGELLAVIARAGNAGSNTAADHIAIIDAAIAAIPAKWRRKLLVTIDGAGSSHAVVEHLEKLNARPGMSVGYSVGFDLDERVRVAIGQMPDAGWQAALDATGAARDDAQVAELTGLLRHSTGGDRLVGWPAGMRILVRREEIEHGTQLSLFEQLAGYRYQVLATSTAGGQPQRLEARHRVHARVEGFIRTGKDTGLARWPSHSFAINTAWVTAVAIAIDLLCWMRLLLLDGPLAKAEPATLRYRLLHAAARLIKRSRYLILRIPQTWPWAQEFADALNRVRAIP; encoded by the coding sequence ATGCAGGCTACTACGGATTGGTCGAAGAATGTCCGAGTTGAGGTCCGTGGCGACGACGTGGTCGGGCACGCCGGTAACGTGATACCCCGGTTGCTGGCCGACAATCTGGGTTTGACCAGCGGTTTGTCGTCGGTGCTGTCGCGCCCAGAAGTCACCCACGACCGAGGCGCGGTGTTGCGCGATGTGGCGGTATCGATCGCCGGCGGCGCGCAGAACCTGGCCGGCACCGCGGTGCTGCGCGATCAGCACCGGTTGTTTCAGGCGGTGGCGTCGGTTCCGACGATGTGGCGGTCCCTGGGCGAGATCGACGAGCAGAGCATCACCGAGGTCACGGCCGTGCGCAACAAGGTCCGCTCTCGGGTGTGGGAGGCGATCGAGGCCCGCCACGGTGCGATCCCGGCTTCGCAGACCTGCTATGGGGACCTCGGGGACACGATCGTGATCCGCATCGACGCGTCGCTGATTCAGTCGCACAGCGATAAGCAGCACGCCGCAGGCAATTTCAAAGGCGGGTTTGGCTTCCACCCGCTGTTGGCGTGGTGTGACAACACCGGCGAACTGCTGGCGGTGATCGCCCGTGCAGGCAACGCCGGCTCGAACACCGCGGCCGATCATATCGCGATCATCGACGCCGCGATCGCGGCGATCCCGGCCAAGTGGCGCCGCAAGTTGCTGGTCACCATCGACGGCGCGGGTTCAAGCCACGCCGTCGTCGAACACCTGGAGAAACTCAATGCCCGGCCGGGGATGTCAGTGGGCTACTCGGTCGGATTCGACCTCGATGAGCGGGTCCGGGTCGCGATCGGCCAGATGCCCGATGCGGGATGGCAAGCCGCACTGGATGCCACCGGAGCGGCCCGTGACGACGCCCAGGTCGCCGAGTTGACCGGGCTGCTGCGCCACAGCACCGGAGGGGATCGGCTGGTCGGCTGGCCGGCCGGCATGCGCATCCTGGTGCGGCGCGAAGAAATCGAACACGGCACCCAGTTGTCATTGTTCGAGCAGCTGGCCGGCTACCGCTACCAGGTCCTCGCCACCTCGACTGCCGGTGGACAACCCCAGCGACTGGAAGCCCGCCACCGCGTCCACGCCCGGGTGGAGGGCTTCATCCGCACCGGCAAAGACACCGGCCTGGCCCGCTGGCCCTCACACTCGTTCGCCATCAACACCGCTTGGGTCACCGCCGTCGCGATCGCCATCGACCTGCTGTGCTGGATGCGACTGCTACTCCTGGACGGCCCACTGGCCAAAGCCGAACCCGCCACCCTGCGCTACCGGCTGCTGCACGCCGCGGCCCGGCTGATCAAACGATCCCGCTACCTGATCCTGCGGATCCCCCAAACCTGGCCCTGGGCACAAGAATTCGCCGACGCCCTCAACAGGGTCCGCGCCATACCCTGA
- a CDS encoding mycofactocin-coupled SDR family oxidoreductase, which translates to MGDLEGRVAFITGVARGQGRSHAVRLAREGADIIGIDICADIPANHYAMAGRDELDEVIGLVEAEGAKMFGTVADVRDFDQVKAAVDAGVDHFGRLDIVCANAGIAPVAFRELSIVEELAQWKAAIGVNLDGAYHTAWAAIPHLLAGQRGGAIVFTSSTAGLRGFGGLQGGGLGYAASKHGIVGLMRTLANSLAPSNIRVNTVHPTAVRTMMAVNPAMTEFLESFPEGGMHLQNPMPVELLEPEDISAAIAYLVSDDARYVTGVTFPVDAGFCNKL; encoded by the coding sequence GTGGGTGATCTCGAGGGCAGGGTGGCGTTCATCACCGGGGTGGCGCGGGGGCAGGGTCGCAGCCACGCGGTGCGACTGGCGCGGGAGGGCGCCGACATCATCGGTATCGACATTTGCGCCGACATCCCGGCCAATCACTATGCGATGGCCGGCCGCGATGAGCTGGACGAAGTGATCGGGCTCGTGGAGGCAGAAGGTGCGAAGATGTTCGGCACGGTCGCCGACGTGCGTGACTTCGACCAGGTCAAGGCCGCGGTGGACGCCGGCGTCGACCACTTCGGCCGACTCGACATCGTTTGCGCCAACGCTGGAATCGCGCCCGTGGCGTTTCGTGAGTTGAGCATCGTCGAGGAGCTGGCGCAGTGGAAGGCGGCAATCGGCGTCAACCTCGACGGCGCCTATCACACTGCCTGGGCTGCGATCCCGCATCTGCTTGCCGGGCAGCGCGGCGGGGCGATCGTGTTCACGAGCTCGACGGCCGGCCTGCGCGGCTTCGGCGGTCTGCAGGGCGGCGGGCTGGGGTACGCCGCGTCCAAACACGGGATAGTGGGGTTGATGCGTACTCTGGCAAACTCGTTGGCGCCAAGTAATATTCGTGTCAACACGGTACATCCCACGGCGGTGCGGACGATGATGGCAGTCAACCCGGCGATGACCGAATTCTTGGAGAGCTTTCCCGAAGGTGGTATGCATCTGCAGAACCCGATGCCGGTCGAACTGCTCGAGCCCGAGGACATCAGCGCGGCGATCGCCTACCTGGTTTCCGATGACGCCAGATATGTCACGGGCGTGACGTTCCCCGTGGACGCCGGCTTCTGCAACAAGCTATGA